Proteins encoded in a region of the Neodiprion lecontei isolate iyNeoLeco1 chromosome 5, iyNeoLeco1.1, whole genome shotgun sequence genome:
- the LOC107219149 gene encoding COP9 signalosome complex subunit 5: protein MASTSSDQSSTAQKTWEMTNNVETISTADEIYRYDRQEQLDILAAKPWEKDPHFFKDIKISALALLKMVMHARSGGTLEVMGLLLGKVTANTMLVMDSFALPVEGTETRVNAQAQAYEYMTAYIEAAKQVARHENAIGWYHSHPGYGCWLSGIDVSTQMLNQNFQEPFVAIVIDPVRTISAGKVCLGAFRTYPKGYKPPNDEPSEYQTIPLNKIEDFGVHCKQYYSLEVTYFKSSLDRRLLDSLWNKYWVNTLSSSSLLTNADYTTGQIFDLSDKLEQSEAALGRGNMLAGSNDPYDRRSEDKLVKTTRDSCKTTIEVIHGLMAQVIKDRLFNQFGTGKKDS, encoded by the exons ATGGCAAGCACGTCGAGCGATCAGTCGTCCACGGCACAGAAAACATGGGAAATGACAAATAACGTTGAGACCATAAGCACAGCAGATGAAATCTATCGATACGATCGTCAGGAGCAGCTTGATATACTCGCTGCGAAACCATGGGAAAAAGA TCCTCACTTCTTCAAAGACATCAAAATATCGGCGCTAGCTTTGCTGAAGATGGTTATGCATGCCCGATCCGGCGGAACTCTTGAGGTCATGGGATTACTCTTGGGAAAAGTAACGGCGAATACTATGCTCGTCATGGATTCGTTCGCTCTTCCCGTTGAGGGTACTGAAACTCGAGTCAATGCCCAGGCCCAAGCATACGAATATATGACCGCTTACATCGAGGCTGCTAAACAG GTTGCCCGTCACGAAAATGCCATCGGTTGGTATCACAGTCACCCGGGTTACGGATGCTGGTTATCAGGAATTGACGTCTCCACTCAGAtgttgaatcaaaattttcaagaaccATTCGTAGCGATTGTAATTGACCCTGTTAGAACTATTTCAGCTGGAAAAGTATGCCTTGGAGCTTTCAGAACATATCCCAAg GGTTATAAACCACCCAACGACGAGCCATCAGAGTACCAAACAATACcgttgaataaaatcgaagACTTTGGAGTACACTGCAAGCAGTACTATTCCTTGGAAGTAACGTATTTCAAATCCTCCCTTGATCGTCGACTGCTTGATTCTCTCTGGAATAAGTACTGGGTTAACACGTTGAGCTCGTCCAGTTTGTTGACGAATGCCGACTACACGACTGGACAGATATTTGATCTTTCCGACAAACTGGAACAGTCTGAAGCAGCACTTGGTCGAGGAAACATGCTCGCCGGATCTAATGATCCTTACGACCGTCGGAGCGAGGACAAACTCGTCAAAACGACAAGAGATAGCTGTAAAACTACAATTGAAGTTATACATGGTCTTATGGCTCAAGTTATCAAAGATAgacttttcaatcaatttggaACCGGCAAAAAAGACTCTTAA